A region of bacterium DNA encodes the following proteins:
- a CDS encoding HNH endonuclease — protein MPEMNCAQCDITFYTEPWQVKRGRKYCGKKCSGIAKTGVPLSDETKDKIRAASPRRSGWHHTKESKKLIGSGNYKGSTVKDQAGRRRARIMYPEALVCERCGRKKTSTRISRHHVDGDPLNNKKNNIEFLCASCHVKEHQQRREKCL, from the coding sequence ATGCCTGAAATGAATTGTGCCCAGTGCGATATTACCTTTTATACAGAGCCCTGGCAGGTAAAGAGAGGTAGAAAATATTGCGGCAAGAAATGTAGTGGTATAGCAAAGACTGGCGTACCTTTGAGTGATGAAACAAAGGACAAGATAAGAGCAGCCAGTCCCCGTAGATCGGGATGGCACCACACAAAAGAATCTAAGAAGTTAATTGGTTCTGGTAATTACAAGGGTAGCACCGTAAAAGATCAAGCTGGGCGCCGACGGGCTAGAATTATGTATCCAGAAGCGTTGGTTTGTGAAAGGTGTGGAAGAAAAAAAACTTCAACGAGAATAAGCCGCCACCACGTGGATGGTGATCCGCTAAATAATAAGAAAAATAATATTGAATTTTTATGTGCAAGTTGCCATGTAAAAGAACACCAACAAAGGAGAGAAAAATGCCTATAA